The following proteins come from a genomic window of Canis lupus baileyi chromosome 20, mCanLup2.hap1, whole genome shotgun sequence:
- the LOC140611858 gene encoding transmembrane protein 177-like isoform X10: MAGPLWRAAAFVQRHRAGLLVGSCAGLFGAQISYHLFPDPVIRWLYQYWPQGQPAPLSPELQSLFQEVLQDVGIPSGHSYEAFTSFTFQPVSAGFPRLPAGAIVGIPATFLGGTLIDSDHPVVVHGQRVNWQSPAGTRLRDALTLSRDAQKFALAKEVVYLESSTAALQALLAPACLAGTWALGVGAKHALGLYGGPMNLRAAFNLAAAVAGFVAYAFSTDSLTHALEAWLDRRTAALSAAYAQGGVEFYEKILSGNIALRSLLGKRGEQLYTPSGNIVPRHWFRIKHLPYTTRRDSVLQMWRATLNPGHS, translated from the coding sequence ATGGCAGGTCCCCTGTGGCGGGCCGCAGCATTCGTGCAGAGACACAGAGCAGGCCTGTTGGTGGGTTCCTGTGCCGGCCTGTTCGGGGCCCAGATCTCATACCACCTCTTCCCAGATCCTGTGATCCGGTGGCTGTACCAGTACTGGCCTCAGGGCCAGCCAGCTCCGCTCTCCCCAGAGCTGCAGAGCCTCTTCCAAGAGGTGCTCCAGGACGTGGGTATCCCCTCGGGCCATAGCTATGAGGCTTTCACCTCATTCACCTTCCAGCCTGTGAGTGCTGGCTTCCCGCGACTCCCTGCTGGGGCGATAGTGGGCATCCCAGCCACCTTCCTGGGTGGCACATTGATCGACAGTGATCACCCAGTAGTTGTACACGGGCAAAGAGTCAACTGGCAGAGCCCAGCAGGCACCCGGCTGAGAGATGCCCTGACCCTGTCCCGCGACGCCCAGAAGTTTGCCTTGGCCAAGGAAGTGGTATACCTGGAGAGCAGTACAGCCGCCCTACAGGCCCTGTTGGCCCCAGCTTGCCTGGCAGGCACCTGGGCGCTGGGCGTGGGTGCCAAGCATGCACTGGGGCTCTATGGAGGCCCCATGAATTTACGGGCTGCCTTCAACCTGGCAGCAGCAGTGGCGGGCTTTGTGGCCTATGCCTTCTCCACGGACTCTCTCACTCATGCGCTGGAAGCCTGGCTCGACCGCCGCACAGCTGCACTGTCTGCAGCCTATGCCCAGGGTGGAGTGGAGTTCTATGAGAAGATTTTGTCGGGCAACATAGCCCTGCGCAGTCTCTTGGGCAAGCGTGGAGAGCAGCTGTATACGCCCAGTGGGAACATCGTTCCCAGACACTGGTTTCGCATCAAACATTTACCCTACACAACCCGCCGGGATTCTGTGCTGCAGATGTGGAGGGCAACACTCAACCCAGGCCACTCCTGA